From the Sphingomonas suaedae genome, one window contains:
- a CDS encoding EF-hand domain-containing protein, which yields MHPLASFAGFALLLAATPANAQRFGGAEMFDRADVNNDGVITRAEYDASRRARFEQMDKNEDGYISKNDFKRLRFAPAKARDRIDSLIRAADANGDGRISRAEMVDGPAPLFDRADTNGDDRLDRNEVAAAKARMAEMKKNR from the coding sequence ATGCATCCCTTGGCCAGCTTTGCGGGGTTCGCGCTGCTCCTCGCCGCTACTCCAGCCAACGCCCAGCGCTTCGGTGGCGCCGAGATGTTCGATCGCGCCGACGTCAATAATGACGGCGTGATCACCCGCGCCGAATATGACGCATCGCGCCGCGCCCGTTTCGAACAAATGGACAAGAATGAGGACGGCTATATCAGCAAGAATGATTTCAAGCGGCTGCGCTTCGCCCCGGCAAAGGCGCGCGACCGGATCGACTCGCTGATCCGCGCTGCGGACGCGAATGGCGACGGCCGCATCAGCCGCGCCGAAATGGTGGATGGCCCCGCACCGCTGTTCGACCGCGCCGATACCAATGGCGACGACCGGCTCGACCGCAACGAGGTCGCGGCAGCCAAGGCGCGAATGGCGGAGATGAAGAAGAACCGCTGA
- the dnaE gene encoding DNA polymerase III subunit alpha, producing MPHSGFVPLRIFSAYTMLEGAIEPKAIASRARELGFPAAGLCDRNGLYAAMPYSDAAKKAGVQPIIGSLLCVERADMPDGVTPPLDWLALFAQDERGYQNLCHLVSMAHLDRPIEKDAHVPFAALEGRTDGLIALTAGREGALARLFAEEQEDAALAYADRLQALFGDRLYVEIIRRLDEVEARAEPKLLDLAYDRGLPIVATNPACYAVPDFHQAHDAMLCIAGSAYVASEERQRSSPDAWMKPATEMKRLFDDLPEAIDNTLVVAQRCAFAAPKRKPILPSLAGDIEGEAAQLRADARAGLEARLEVAGITDPAKRQEYYDRLAFETDIIVQMGFPGYFLIVADFIKWAKANGIPVGPGRGSGAGSVVAWALTITDLDPLALGLLFERFLNPERVSMPDFDIDFCETRRGEVIRYVQAKYGRNQVAQIITFGTMKARAVLKDTGRVLQMSYGQVDRLAKLVPNHPTDPWTLSRSLNGVSEFKAEYDGASDVRHLIDLAMRLEGLPRHSSTHAAGVVIGDRPLAELVPLYRDPRSDMPVTQFDMKYVEGAGLVKFDFLGLKTLSVLQKAVDLLAARNIAIDLAALGWDDPAVYELLQRGETVGVFQLESEGMRRTLTAVRPTNFGDIIALVSLYRPGPMDNIPMFGRRKQGLEPIEYPHPLLEGILKETYGIFVYQEQVMQAAQILAGYSLGGADLLRRAMGKKIKAEMDAQRALFVEGCAKVNNIAEAKANELFDLIDKFAGYGFNKSHAAAYALLAYHTAWLKAHYPHEFYAASMCFELGQTEKLAVFVEDMKRLDTPCLPPDINASEAEFSVAETAEGFAVRYALAGLKGVGERAMELLVEERQAKGRFQSLDDFARRVDPRLLNKRQVEALAGAGAFDSIAPDRAKVHAAAETIMAVAQRTHENRTSGQGGLFGEAEPVGSAIQLPKSAHWTLGQRIEAEKEAFGFFFSAHPLDRYQHLAKLHSARSIASLNEIEIAEGGRAGATIAALIEDARWRTSARGKRYMMATLSDASGTVPCTCFEEHTAKEMEDAARVGGCGILTVELDRRAGEDSARVTVRKVQPFEGMAKDVRLTLRMAVREPGTLAAVAQLLADARGGRCEVVIDAPLPDGGEAELVLGRNFRLDGELATRVEGLPGVERAELKPTAQPRLALAS from the coding sequence ATGCCCCATTCCGGCTTCGTCCCCCTCCGCATCTTCTCCGCCTACACGATGCTGGAGGGCGCGATCGAACCCAAGGCGATCGCGTCGCGGGCGCGCGAACTGGGCTTTCCTGCAGCCGGGCTGTGCGACCGCAATGGCCTCTATGCCGCGATGCCCTATTCGGACGCGGCGAAAAAGGCCGGGGTCCAGCCGATCATCGGCTCCCTGCTGTGCGTCGAGCGGGCGGACATGCCCGATGGCGTCACCCCGCCGCTCGACTGGCTGGCGCTGTTTGCGCAGGACGAGCGGGGCTATCAGAATCTCTGTCACCTCGTGTCGATGGCACATCTCGACCGGCCGATCGAAAAGGACGCGCATGTCCCGTTCGCGGCGCTGGAGGGCCGGACCGACGGACTGATCGCGCTGACTGCCGGGCGCGAGGGCGCCTTGGCGCGGCTGTTCGCCGAGGAGCAGGAGGACGCCGCGCTCGCATACGCCGATCGGCTCCAGGCGCTGTTCGGCGACCGGCTGTATGTCGAGATCATCCGGCGGCTGGACGAGGTCGAGGCGCGGGCGGAACCGAAGCTGCTCGACCTGGCCTACGACCGCGGGCTGCCCATCGTTGCGACCAATCCGGCCTGTTACGCCGTTCCCGACTTCCATCAGGCGCATGACGCGATGCTGTGCATCGCGGGATCGGCCTATGTCGCGAGCGAGGAGCGCCAGCGCTCTTCGCCGGACGCGTGGATGAAGCCCGCGACCGAGATGAAGCGGCTGTTCGACGATCTGCCCGAGGCGATCGACAATACGCTGGTGGTGGCGCAGCGCTGTGCCTTTGCCGCGCCGAAGCGCAAGCCGATCCTGCCGAGCCTGGCCGGCGACATCGAGGGGGAGGCGGCTCAGCTGCGCGCCGATGCGCGTGCGGGGCTGGAGGCGCGGCTGGAAGTTGCCGGGATCACCGACCCCGCCAAGCGGCAGGAATATTACGACCGACTGGCATTCGAAACCGACATCATCGTTCAGATGGGGTTCCCCGGCTACTTCCTGATCGTCGCGGACTTCATCAAATGGGCCAAGGCGAACGGGATTCCGGTGGGGCCGGGGCGCGGTTCGGGTGCGGGCAGCGTGGTCGCATGGGCGCTGACCATCACCGATCTCGACCCGCTGGCGCTGGGATTGCTGTTCGAGCGCTTCCTGAACCCGGAACGCGTGTCGATGCCCGATTTCGACATCGATTTCTGCGAAACGCGGCGTGGCGAGGTGATCCGCTACGTCCAGGCGAAATATGGGCGCAATCAGGTGGCGCAGATCATCACCTTTGGAACGATGAAGGCGCGCGCGGTGCTGAAGGATACCGGGCGCGTGCTCCAGATGAGCTATGGCCAGGTCGATCGCCTCGCCAAGCTGGTGCCCAACCACCCGACCGATCCGTGGACTTTGTCGCGCTCGCTCAACGGGGTGAGCGAGTTCAAGGCGGAATATGACGGCGCGAGCGATGTCCGGCACCTGATCGACCTCGCCATGCGGCTGGAGGGGCTGCCGCGCCACTCATCGACCCACGCGGCGGGCGTTGTGATTGGCGACCGTCCGCTGGCCGAGCTGGTGCCGCTGTATCGCGACCCGCGCTCCGACATGCCGGTGACGCAGTTCGACATGAAATATGTCGAGGGCGCGGGGCTGGTGAAATTCGACTTCCTTGGCCTCAAGACGCTGTCGGTTCTGCAAAAGGCGGTCGACCTGCTCGCCGCGCGCAACATCGCCATCGACCTTGCGGCGCTCGGCTGGGACGATCCGGCGGTGTATGAGCTGCTTCAGCGCGGTGAGACAGTTGGCGTGTTCCAGCTCGAATCCGAAGGGATGCGGCGCACGCTGACGGCGGTGCGGCCGACCAATTTCGGCGACATCATCGCGCTCGTCTCGCTCTATCGCCCGGGTCCGATGGACAATATTCCGATGTTCGGGCGGCGTAAGCAGGGGCTGGAGCCGATCGAATATCCGCACCCGTTGCTGGAGGGAATCCTCAAGGAAACCTACGGCATCTTCGTCTATCAGGAACAGGTGATGCAGGCCGCGCAGATCCTGGCCGGCTATTCGCTCGGCGGCGCCGATTTGCTGCGCCGCGCGATGGGCAAGAAGATCAAAGCGGAGATGGACGCGCAGCGCGCGCTGTTCGTCGAGGGCTGTGCCAAGGTCAACAATATCGCGGAGGCGAAGGCGAACGAGCTGTTCGACTTGATCGACAAGTTCGCGGGGTACGGGTTCAACAAGTCGCACGCGGCGGCCTATGCGCTGCTCGCCTATCATACGGCCTGGCTGAAGGCGCATTATCCGCACGAATTCTATGCTGCGTCGATGTGCTTCGAGCTTGGCCAGACCGAGAAGCTGGCGGTTTTCGTCGAGGATATGAAGCGGCTCGACACGCCATGCCTGCCGCCCGATATCAATGCGAGCGAGGCGGAGTTTTCGGTGGCCGAGACCGCGGAGGGCTTTGCCGTCCGCTATGCGCTCGCAGGCCTAAAGGGCGTGGGTGAGCGGGCGATGGAACTGCTGGTCGAGGAACGCCAGGCCAAGGGGCGGTTCCAGAGCCTGGACGATTTCGCGCGGCGCGTGGACCCACGCCTGCTCAACAAGCGGCAGGTCGAGGCGCTGGCCGGGGCGGGGGCGTTCGACAGCATCGCGCCGGATCGGGCCAAGGTCCACGCCGCCGCCGAAACGATCATGGCGGTGGCGCAACGCACGCATGAAAACCGCACCAGCGGGCAGGGCGGGCTGTTCGGCGAGGCCGAGCCGGTCGGGTCGGCGATCCAGCTGCCCAAGAGCGCACACTGGACGCTGGGCCAGCGGATCGAGGCGGAGAAGGAGGCGTTCGGCTTCTTCTTCTCGGCCCACCCGCTCGACCGCTACCAGCATCTCGCCAAGCTGCATTCGGCGCGGAGCATCGCCAGCCTCAATGAGATCGAGATTGCCGAAGGGGGCCGCGCTGGCGCGACGATCGCCGCGCTGATCGAGGATGCGCGCTGGCGCACCTCGGCACGCGGCAAGCGCTACATGATGGCGACGTTGTCGGACGCCAGCGGGACGGTGCCGTGCACCTGTTTCGAGGAGCATACTGCCAAGGAGATGGAGGATGCGGCGCGCGTCGGCGGATGCGGCATCCTGACCGTCGAGCTCGACCGGCGGGCGGGCGAGGACAGCGCGCGGGTGACGGTGCGCAAGGTCCAGCCGTTCGAGGGGATGGCGAAGGATGTGCGGCTGACGCTGCGCATGGCGGTGCGCGAACCGGGCACCTTGGCAGCCGTCGCCCAGCTGCTCGCGGATGCCCGCGGCGGGCGGTGCGAGGTCGTGATCGATGCGCCGCTGCCCGATGGCGGCGAGGCGGAGCTGGTGCTGGGGCGCAATTTCCGGCTCGACGGCGAATTGGCGACGCGGGTCGAGGGACTGCCCGGGGTCGAACGCGCCGAGTTGAAACCGACCGCTCAGCCCAGGCTGGCGCTGGCGAGCTGA
- a CDS encoding DUF4199 domain-containing protein, with product MQRIILTYGLIAGLVVGVPLFLMGTLMADNPPSGTIGMAIGYLIMLVAFTAIFAGVKQHRDHHCGGAIRFLPAFGMGVAITLIASLVYVLAWEAVLAVNGGDYIAQMAAQMIEEKRASGASPAEIAALSNQMAQMQGYYANPLLRVLITMSEILPIGLLVALVAALLLRNPRFMAATPGQP from the coding sequence ATGCAGCGGATCATCCTAACCTATGGCCTGATCGCCGGACTGGTCGTCGGCGTCCCCTTGTTCCTGATGGGAACGCTGATGGCGGACAATCCGCCCAGCGGCACCATCGGCATGGCAATCGGCTATCTCATCATGCTGGTCGCGTTCACTGCGATCTTCGCCGGGGTGAAGCAGCATCGCGACCATCATTGCGGCGGCGCCATCCGGTTCCTTCCCGCATTCGGCATGGGAGTTGCGATCACGCTGATCGCCAGTCTCGTCTATGTCCTCGCCTGGGAAGCCGTGCTGGCAGTCAATGGCGGCGACTACATCGCGCAGATGGCCGCGCAGATGATCGAAGAAAAGCGCGCGAGCGGCGCCAGCCCGGCGGAAATCGCCGCCCTGAGCAACCAGATGGCGCAGATGCAGGGCTATTACGCGAATCCGCTGCTGCGCGTTCTCATCACGATGAGCGAGATTCTGCCGATCGGCCTTCTCGTCGCGTTGGTCGCGGCCTTATTGCTCCGCAACCCGCGCTTCATGGCGGCGACACCGGGACAGCCTTAG
- a CDS encoding phage tail protein, whose translation MEPFIGQIMMFGGNFAPRGWAFCDGQLMSIQQYTPLYAIIGTIYGGDGRTTFKLPDLRGRSPVHAGTGAGPGLATVAIGQIGGAPTHTLTVDEMPAHNHTMHGELATADKQTPQGNMLALTPGTPIYATPIPADDRTMAQSSIGNSGGSQPFDLHSPYLGLNFIIALEGIFPSRN comes from the coding sequence ATGGAACCATTTATCGGTCAGATCATGATGTTCGGCGGCAATTTCGCGCCCAGGGGGTGGGCGTTCTGCGATGGACAGCTCATGTCCATCCAGCAATATACCCCCCTCTACGCCATTATCGGCACGATCTATGGCGGCGATGGGCGGACGACGTTCAAGCTACCGGATTTGCGCGGGCGCTCACCCGTTCATGCCGGAACAGGTGCCGGGCCGGGGCTGGCTACGGTCGCGATCGGTCAGATCGGCGGTGCCCCGACCCACACATTGACGGTGGACGAGATGCCCGCGCACAATCACACTATGCACGGCGAACTCGCCACAGCGGACAAGCAAACGCCGCAAGGAAACATGCTGGCGCTGACCCCGGGCACGCCGATTTACGCGACCCCGATCCCCGCCGACGACCGGACCATGGCGCAGAGTTCGATCGGCAATAGCGGCGGCAGTCAGCCCTTCGATCTTCACAGCCCCTATCTGGGGCTGAATTTCATCATCGCGCTGGAAGGCATCTTCCCCTCGCGAAACTGA
- a CDS encoding long-chain fatty acid--CoA ligase produces MLGAMQDFELRVPRVIEHAEREYGSREIVSRWADGSETRTNWAEIARDARKLAQALERMGIKPGDRVATLAMNHSRHLVAWHGTIGMGGVVHTINPRLFEDQLAYIGNHAEDRVLIYDRMFQPIVDKLKPQWKTIEHYIVFDPGSEAGAGAEGPDSFEAVIGAETGDYQWVEGSERDPCLLCYTSGTTGNPKGVLYSHRSSMIHAMAELQPAVFDLSTQAVVLPVVPMFHAVGWGLPFAAPMAGVKLVMSAINDGKTLCDLMNREKVTHSAGVPTVWLAMFQYIDETGAAPEHLKVVTIGGSAAPRAMIERIMKMGARVNHAWGMTETSPIGTMGAPTHDWDDLSFEEKVDKTVFQGRAPFGVELRTVDDAGALLPRDGATSGRLQIRGPWIIKQYFQDESGPCLTPDGWFDTGDVAVLHPDGTMQITDRAKDVIKSGGEWISSVDLENAAVGCPGVAEAAAIGVHHPKWDERPLLLVIRKAGSDVSEDDIRAHLATQVAKWWLPDEILFVDSLPHTATGKLLKTALRAQYRDYRFAAA; encoded by the coding sequence ATGCTGGGCGCGATGCAGGATTTCGAGCTTCGGGTACCCCGGGTGATCGAACATGCGGAGCGCGAATATGGATCGCGCGAGATCGTCAGCCGCTGGGCCGATGGCAGCGAGACGCGCACCAACTGGGCCGAGATCGCGCGCGACGCCCGCAAGCTGGCGCAGGCGCTGGAGCGGATGGGGATCAAGCCGGGCGACCGCGTCGCGACGCTGGCGATGAACCACAGCCGCCATCTCGTCGCCTGGCATGGCACGATCGGGATGGGTGGCGTCGTCCACACGATCAACCCGCGGCTGTTCGAGGACCAGCTCGCCTATATCGGCAACCATGCCGAGGACCGCGTGCTGATCTATGACCGCATGTTCCAGCCGATCGTCGACAAGCTGAAACCGCAATGGAAGACGATCGAGCACTATATCGTCTTCGACCCTGGCTCGGAGGCCGGGGCAGGCGCCGAAGGCCCCGACAGTTTCGAGGCGGTGATCGGCGCCGAGACCGGCGATTATCAGTGGGTCGAAGGCAGCGAGCGCGACCCGTGCCTGCTCTGCTATACCAGCGGGACGACGGGCAATCCGAAAGGCGTGCTCTACTCGCACCGATCCTCGATGATCCATGCGATGGCCGAATTGCAGCCCGCGGTGTTTGACTTGTCGACCCAGGCGGTGGTGCTGCCGGTCGTGCCGATGTTCCATGCGGTGGGGTGGGGCCTGCCTTTTGCCGCGCCCATGGCGGGGGTGAAGCTGGTCATGTCGGCGATCAACGACGGCAAGACATTGTGCGACCTGATGAACCGCGAGAAGGTGACCCACAGCGCGGGGGTGCCGACAGTGTGGCTGGCGATGTTCCAATATATCGATGAGACGGGCGCTGCACCCGAGCATCTGAAGGTCGTGACGATCGGCGGATCGGCAGCGCCGCGCGCAATGATCGAGCGGATCATGAAGATGGGGGCGCGGGTCAACCATGCCTGGGGCATGACCGAAACCTCGCCGATCGGGACGATGGGCGCCCCGACGCATGACTGGGACGACCTGAGCTTTGAGGAGAAGGTCGACAAGACCGTGTTCCAGGGCCGGGCACCCTTCGGCGTCGAACTGCGCACGGTGGACGATGCGGGGGCGCTGCTGCCGCGCGACGGCGCGACGTCGGGGCGGCTCCAAATCCGCGGACCGTGGATCATCAAGCAATATTTCCAGGACGAAAGCGGGCCGTGCCTGACCCCGGACGGCTGGTTCGACACCGGGGACGTCGCGGTGCTGCACCCGGACGGAACGATGCAGATCACCGACCGGGCCAAGGACGTCATCAAATCGGGCGGCGAGTGGATCAGTTCGGTCGATCTGGAGAATGCCGCAGTCGGTTGTCCCGGCGTCGCCGAAGCGGCAGCGATCGGGGTGCATCATCCCAAATGGGACGAGCGCCCGTTGCTGTTGGTGATCCGCAAGGCAGGAAGCGATGTCAGCGAGGACGATATCCGCGCGCATCTCGCAACGCAGGTCGCCAAATGGTGGTTGCCCGACGAAATCCTGTTCGTCGACTCGCTTCCGCATACCGCGACCGGAAAGCTGCTCAAGACCGCGTTGCGGGCACAATATCGCGATTATCGTTTTGCGGCAGCATGA
- a CDS encoding response regulator → MGKIGRMDASCIAVVEDDNEIRALVMGLLDREGFVAVGCRTASDYDRLAERQRIDLAILDVMLPGEDGFSLCRRIRAAADTPVLMVTARSDDIDRIVGLEIGADDYLPKPFNPRELIARVRAILRRTRDANRIGVSAPPERWRFAGWMIDSGARSLHTPEGKSVELTGGEFDLLLALVRHPLRVLNRDQLLDWTRGRSAGPFDRAIDVQLGRLRRKLHAHPGGGTLIKTIRGGGYQFTAPVERG, encoded by the coding sequence ATGGGCAAGATTGGCCGGATGGACGCCAGCTGCATCGCCGTTGTGGAGGACGACAACGAGATTCGCGCACTCGTCATGGGCCTGCTCGATCGCGAGGGGTTCGTGGCGGTCGGGTGTCGGACCGCGTCGGATTACGACCGGCTTGCCGAGCGGCAGCGCATCGACCTCGCCATCCTCGACGTCATGCTGCCGGGTGAGGACGGCTTCAGCCTGTGCCGGCGCATCCGCGCGGCAGCGGACACGCCGGTGCTCATGGTCACCGCGCGGAGCGACGATATCGACCGGATCGTCGGGCTTGAGATCGGCGCCGACGATTATCTGCCCAAGCCCTTCAACCCGCGCGAACTGATCGCCCGGGTCCGGGCGATCCTGCGCCGCACGCGGGATGCCAATCGCATCGGGGTTTCCGCGCCGCCCGAACGCTGGCGCTTCGCCGGGTGGATGATCGATAGTGGGGCGCGATCATTGCATACGCCGGAGGGCAAGAGCGTCGAGCTGACCGGGGGCGAGTTCGACCTGTTACTGGCGCTGGTGCGGCATCCGTTGCGCGTGCTCAATCGCGACCAGCTGCTCGACTGGACACGCGGGCGTAGCGCCGGTCCGTTCGACCGCGCGATCGACGTCCAGCTCGGCCGGCTGCGGCGCAAGCTGCACGCGCATCCGGGCGGAGGGACGCTCATCAAGACGATCCGCGGCGGCGGGTATCAGTTCACCGCGCCGGTCGAGCGCGGCTGA
- a CDS encoding PA0069 family radical SAM protein, which translates to MAKPRPVRGATDNRESTRFGLAEREADGDWLDAREDIDGAAPPLRTTVTVERPKTILTRNQSPDIPFDRSVNPYRGCEHGCIYCFARPTHAWHDLSPGLDFETKLFAKPDAPHLLRATLGKRGYVCQPIAFGTNTDPYQPIEATWKITRGCIEVLAECDHPITITTKSDRVTRDIDLLGPMAAKGLAAVMLSVTSLDPKVARTVEPRAPHPERRLAALVKLREAGIPTFVSLSPVIPQITDHEIEHIMERAAQAGAIGCFYLPVRLPYEVAPLFRAWLDAHFPDRAAKVMATIQSIRGGRDNDPNFHSRMRGEGPWAALLRTRFAIAARRHGLDRPFPPLRRDLFRPPAGAQGELF; encoded by the coding sequence ATGGCGAAACCCCGCCCCGTTCGCGGCGCGACCGATAATCGCGAAAGCACCCGCTTCGGCCTTGCCGAGCGCGAGGCCGATGGCGACTGGCTCGATGCGCGTGAGGATATCGATGGCGCCGCGCCGCCGCTCCGAACGACCGTCACCGTCGAACGCCCAAAGACGATCCTCACCCGCAACCAGTCTCCCGACATCCCCTTCGACCGATCGGTAAACCCGTATCGCGGCTGCGAGCATGGCTGCATCTATTGCTTCGCGCGTCCGACCCATGCCTGGCACGACCTGTCGCCGGGCCTCGATTTCGAGACGAAGCTGTTCGCCAAGCCCGATGCGCCCCATCTGCTCCGCGCGACGCTGGGCAAGCGCGGCTATGTCTGCCAGCCCATCGCCTTCGGCACCAACACCGACCCCTATCAGCCGATCGAGGCGACGTGGAAGATCACGCGTGGCTGTATCGAGGTGCTGGCGGAATGCGACCACCCGATCACCATCACCACCAAATCGGACCGCGTGACCCGCGACATCGACCTGCTCGGCCCGATGGCGGCAAAGGGGCTGGCGGCGGTGATGCTATCGGTGACCTCGCTCGATCCGAAGGTTGCGCGCACCGTCGAACCGCGCGCGCCGCATCCCGAACGCCGCCTCGCCGCCCTGGTGAAACTGCGCGAGGCCGGCATCCCGACCTTCGTCTCCCTGTCCCCGGTCATCCCCCAGATTACCGATCACGAGATTGAGCACATCATGGAACGCGCGGCGCAGGCGGGTGCGATCGGCTGCTTCTACCTTCCGGTCCGTCTGCCGTACGAAGTCGCCCCGCTGTTCCGCGCCTGGCTCGACGCACATTTCCCCGACCGCGCGGCCAAGGTGATGGCGACGATCCAGTCGATCCGTGGCGGCCGCGACAACGATCCCAATTTCCACAGCCGGATGCGCGGCGAAGGCCCCTGGGCGGCGCTGCTCCGCACCCGCTTCGCCATCGCCGCCCGCCGCCATGGTCTCGACAGACCCTTCCCCCCGCTGCGCCGCGACCTGTTCCGGCCGCCAGCAGGCGCGCAGGGGGAGTTGTTCTGA
- a CDS encoding MFS transporter: protein MKRVPVVIFCAAAIVTLAMGVRQAFGLFLPDMSTDLGIGRSSFGLALALQNLLFGLVQPFVGALGDRHGAGRVVAGGTLLYAAGLVAASMASSALGLHLSFGLMVGMALSATTFVVVLGAVGRVVLPEKRGMAFGIVTAGGSLGQFLVVPAGQLLIGELGWRMALVALAGLIAVMLVLAIGVAGKPAAAAQRSGVPEQSMAQALREASGNRNFWLLNAGFFVCGFHVAFIATHFPAYLTDKGLGLAIGANALALVGLFNIFGSYLFGMWGDRWSKKGLLAALYALRSVVMVAFLIAPLTPASALMFAAAMGFLWLGTVPLTSGLVGQIFGMRYLSTLYGIVFLGHQVGSFFGAWLAGLMFDWTGSYDSIWVASVALGLIAALLHLPISERPVARMRMEASA from the coding sequence ATGAAGCGCGTACCGGTCGTCATCTTCTGCGCGGCGGCGATCGTGACGCTGGCGATGGGCGTACGTCAGGCGTTCGGACTGTTCCTGCCGGACATGAGCACGGACCTCGGCATCGGCCGGTCGAGTTTCGGACTGGCGCTGGCGCTCCAGAATTTGCTGTTCGGGCTGGTTCAGCCATTTGTCGGCGCGCTTGGCGACCGCCACGGGGCGGGGCGCGTCGTGGCGGGCGGAACGCTGCTCTACGCTGCCGGACTCGTCGCGGCATCGATGGCGAGCAGCGCGCTCGGGTTGCACCTGTCCTTTGGCCTGATGGTCGGAATGGCGTTGTCGGCGACGACCTTTGTCGTCGTGTTGGGTGCGGTGGGACGCGTGGTCCTTCCCGAGAAGCGCGGCATGGCTTTCGGTATCGTCACCGCAGGGGGATCGCTCGGCCAGTTTCTGGTGGTGCCGGCGGGGCAATTGCTGATCGGTGAACTGGGCTGGCGGATGGCGCTGGTCGCACTGGCGGGTCTGATCGCGGTGATGCTGGTGCTGGCGATCGGCGTCGCGGGCAAACCCGCAGCGGCGGCGCAGCGTAGCGGTGTGCCGGAGCAATCGATGGCGCAGGCGTTGCGCGAAGCATCTGGCAATCGCAATTTCTGGCTGCTCAATGCGGGATTCTTTGTCTGTGGCTTCCATGTCGCGTTCATCGCGACGCATTTCCCCGCCTATCTGACCGACAAGGGGCTGGGGCTGGCGATCGGGGCCAATGCGCTGGCGCTGGTCGGGCTGTTCAATATCTTCGGATCCTATCTGTTCGGCATGTGGGGCGACCGGTGGAGCAAGAAGGGGCTGCTCGCCGCGCTCTATGCGTTGCGCAGCGTGGTGATGGTTGCCTTCCTGATCGCGCCGCTGACCCCGGCGAGTGCGTTGATGTTCGCGGCGGCCATGGGGTTTCTGTGGCTCGGCACGGTGCCGCTGACGAGTGGGCTGGTGGGGCAGATTTTCGGGATGCGCTACCTCTCGACGCTCTATGGCATCGTGTTCCTGGGGCACCAGGTCGGGAGCTTCTTTGGCGCGTGGTTGGCGGGGCTGATGTTCGACTGGACGGGCAGCTATGACAGCATCTGGGTCGCCTCGGTCGCGCTGGGGCTGATCGCGGCGCTGCTGCATCTGCCGATTTCGGAGCGGCCGGTTGCACGGATGCGGATGGAGGCGAGCGCGTGA
- a CDS encoding helix-turn-helix transcriptional regulator produces the protein MARRRPETIWWRQAALYGALLALAAALLQWLDYRWLARSHSFELYLLLVAICFLALGLFVGARLLGRASPPRPQGNPQARVALGISEREMVVLGELAAGYSNKEIARRLAVSPNTVKTHVARLFDKLGARRRTDAIARARDLGLLP, from the coding sequence ATGGCTAGGCGGCGGCCCGAAACGATCTGGTGGCGTCAGGCCGCGCTATATGGCGCGCTGCTGGCACTGGCCGCAGCGCTGCTGCAATGGCTCGACTATCGCTGGCTCGCGCGCAGCCATTCGTTCGAACTTTATCTGCTGCTGGTCGCCATCTGCTTTCTCGCGCTCGGCCTGTTCGTCGGCGCCCGGTTGCTGGGCCGTGCGTCCCCCCCGCGGCCGCAGGGGAACCCGCAGGCGCGAGTCGCGCTCGGGATCAGCGAACGCGAGATGGTGGTGCTTGGCGAACTCGCCGCCGGTTACTCGAACAAGGAAATCGCCCGCCGCCTCGCCGTATCGCCAAATACGGTGAAGACGCATGTCGCGCGGCTGTTCGACAAGCTTGGCGCCCGCCGCCGCACCGATGCGATCGCCCGCGCCCGGGATCTCGGGCTGCTGCCCTGA